In Mycolicibacterium mucogenicum DSM 44124, the following are encoded in one genomic region:
- a CDS encoding GTP-binding protein, protein MAYGLSNRHAPASTKIVISGGFGAGKTTFVGAVSEIMPLRTEAIVTNASVGVDALAGTPDKNTTTVAMDFGRITLADDLVLYLFGTPGQRRFWFMWDDLVRGAIGAIILVDVRRLQDSFAAVDFFEARGLPFIIAVNEFDGAPRHPGHAVRKALALADHIPVVTVDARQRQSARDALITVTEYALTRLGAPA, encoded by the coding sequence GTGGCCTACGGGCTCTCTAATCGGCACGCCCCCGCGTCGACGAAGATCGTCATCTCGGGTGGGTTCGGTGCCGGTAAGACGACGTTCGTCGGCGCGGTCTCCGAGATCATGCCGCTGCGCACCGAGGCCATCGTCACCAACGCCTCGGTCGGCGTCGACGCGCTTGCCGGTACCCCCGACAAGAACACCACCACGGTCGCCATGGACTTCGGCCGCATCACCCTCGCTGACGACCTGGTGCTCTATCTGTTCGGCACACCGGGGCAGCGCCGGTTCTGGTTCATGTGGGACGACCTGGTGCGCGGCGCCATCGGCGCGATCATCCTGGTCGACGTCCGGCGGCTGCAGGACAGCTTCGCCGCCGTCGACTTCTTCGAGGCGCGCGGTCTGCCGTTCATCATCGCGGTCAACGAATTCGACGGCGCGCCAAGGCATCCCGGCCACGCGGTCCGCAAGGCGCTGGCGCTGGCCGACCACATCCCGGTCGTCACCGTCGATGCGCGGCAGCGGCAGTCGGCGCGCGACGCACTGATCACCGTCACCGAATACGCGCTGACGCGGTTGGGCGCCCCGGCCTAA
- a CDS encoding DUF742 domain-containing protein: MEPTSDAWESAFTAEQPSLVRPYTLTAGRTTTEIELPMEAPIYPLAAAPASHWPGNDVRSEILKLGSTRPSVAEVAAKLAIPLGVARVLIGDLVTQGYLQVHATLGTTASIDDRRDLIGRTLRGLRAL, from the coding sequence ATGGAGCCGACATCTGACGCCTGGGAGTCCGCATTCACCGCGGAGCAGCCCAGCCTGGTGCGGCCCTACACGCTGACCGCGGGCCGGACCACCACCGAGATCGAGCTGCCCATGGAGGCGCCGATCTACCCGCTGGCGGCTGCCCCGGCGTCGCACTGGCCGGGCAACGACGTACGCAGCGAGATTCTCAAACTCGGTTCCACCCGGCCCTCGGTGGCCGAGGTCGCGGCAAAGTTAGCAATACCACTCGGTGTTGCGCGTGTGCTGATCGGCGACCTCGTCACGCAGGGTTATCTTCAAGTACACGCCACGCTCGGCACCACGGCGAGCATCGACGACCGGCGTGACTTGATCGGGAGGACACTGCGTGGCCTACGGGCTCTCTAA
- a CDS encoding roadblock/LC7 domain-containing protein — MTRATQRESLDWLVTKFADEVSGVAHAILVSADGLLMAASSRMPTERADQLAAVASGLASLATGASQLFDGGHVLQSVVEMEQGYLLLMRVGDGSNLATLATRSCDIGQIGYEMAILVERVGTVVQSARRTR, encoded by the coding sequence ATGACCCGGGCCACTCAGCGCGAGTCACTGGATTGGCTCGTCACGAAGTTCGCGGACGAGGTGTCGGGGGTGGCGCACGCCATCCTGGTGTCCGCCGACGGTCTGCTGATGGCCGCGAGTTCGCGGATGCCGACCGAGCGTGCCGACCAACTTGCCGCCGTCGCCTCCGGGCTGGCCAGCCTGGCCACCGGCGCCTCCCAGCTGTTCGACGGCGGTCACGTGCTGCAGTCCGTGGTCGAGATGGAGCAGGGATACCTGCTGCTGATGCGCGTCGGCGACGGTTCGAACCTCGCGACGCTGGCGACCCGGTCGTGCGACATCGGCCAGATCGGCTATGAGATGGCGATTCTCGTCGAACGCGTCGGGACCGTCGTGCAGTCCGCCCGCAGGACCCGATAA
- a CDS encoding sensor histidine kinase, translated as MTAAQQFSAADQVSRAPAKRPSRFAPSNWPVAWKVFAIAFVPLVLAGTFGGMRIYSGWTDAADLRRAADRAEMVPAIENYMATFDAALLATSTGGDAQQALSAYDESKRRLQHRLTETDVATDVGTGVKTLLDGGQGLLNKVAANSIGLRERVTLYAPILLTAEDTITGSVRIDDEKIRAQTQGLSRAVGARGQMMMQQLLVTLGGELPDNELRSSMTTLAGTEPSTLFGMSEVLGVGSPEAQKLAQEMVKRMSMMSDPNVQLVNNPDLSQSIQTTSGIAGKLLDSVSATVVSAVDDQATAKRTEAIRDSAIVGAVMVLALLIVLYMARTLIRPLRRLRTSALKVAHEDLVRELDEVRSGADVTVRPLPVQSTEEIGQVAHAVDELHEQAVLLAGEQARLQLQVSDMFETLSRRSRSLIDQQLTVIDQLERDEQDPQRLSKLFRLDHLAARMRRNGANLLVLAGTNVPHEQGEPVPVTAVINAAASEVEDYTRVAIVAAPDTEIHGSVAGDLVHMMAELLDNALRYSPPSSEVQVSAVHAPNGALVIEVSDSGLGMTEADLRMANSRLRSGGEVNTYTARHMGLFVVGRLATQHGLVVRLRDTVEGDPESGTTAGIYVPVELQAGLPAIPDFGTYWDGSSTAETGVTDLPGLGPDTGGFATFGAVAQPPAPPAPSVEPAFVEAEARNGFGAGPVDAGDLSGLNLPQRNPGASGIAGRAESPVERPAQAPTDTSSFFAARAQTPSAVPEPVRPAPEPVRPPAPPAPPVRPAPTPQPSATAGSEDAIYQKMLSEWLIDDPTQLANSSDLDWQTVWDQGWSAAAAAQDAPVVEHTEAGLPVRQPGARLVPGAPDEGAQPEASGEGAPRRDPAAVRASISGHFGGVHAGRSQSPDAGERR; from the coding sequence ATGACTGCTGCGCAACAGTTTTCGGCAGCTGATCAGGTCTCCCGCGCGCCCGCGAAACGCCCATCCCGATTCGCGCCGTCGAATTGGCCGGTCGCCTGGAAAGTTTTCGCCATTGCCTTTGTGCCTTTGGTACTGGCCGGCACGTTCGGCGGAATGCGTATCTATTCGGGCTGGACGGACGCCGCGGATTTGCGGCGCGCGGCGGACCGCGCCGAAATGGTGCCCGCCATCGAGAACTACATGGCGACGTTCGACGCCGCGCTGCTGGCCACGTCCACCGGCGGCGACGCGCAACAGGCACTGAGCGCCTACGACGAGAGCAAACGACGTCTGCAGCACCGGCTGACGGAGACCGACGTCGCGACGGACGTCGGCACCGGCGTCAAGACCCTGCTCGACGGTGGTCAGGGGCTGCTCAACAAGGTCGCGGCCAACAGCATCGGACTGCGGGAGCGCGTGACGCTGTATGCGCCGATCCTGCTGACCGCCGAGGACACGATCACCGGTTCGGTGCGCATCGATGACGAGAAGATCCGCGCCCAGACGCAGGGCCTGAGCCGGGCCGTCGGCGCCCGGGGCCAGATGATGATGCAGCAGCTGCTCGTCACTCTCGGCGGCGAGCTGCCGGACAACGAACTGCGCAGCTCGATGACCACCCTGGCCGGCACGGAGCCGTCGACGTTGTTCGGCATGAGTGAAGTACTGGGTGTCGGCTCGCCCGAAGCGCAGAAGCTGGCCCAGGAAATGGTCAAACGGATGTCGATGATGTCCGACCCGAACGTGCAACTAGTCAACAACCCCGACCTGAGCCAGTCGATCCAGACCACCAGCGGCATCGCCGGGAAGCTGCTCGACAGCGTGTCCGCGACCGTCGTGTCGGCGGTCGACGATCAGGCCACCGCCAAGCGCACCGAAGCCATCCGTGATTCGGCGATCGTCGGCGCCGTCATGGTGCTGGCCCTGCTCATCGTGCTGTACATGGCCCGGACACTGATCCGGCCGCTGCGGCGGCTGCGCACCAGCGCCCTCAAGGTCGCGCACGAGGATCTGGTCCGTGAGCTCGACGAGGTCCGGTCCGGCGCCGATGTGACCGTTCGCCCGCTGCCGGTGCAGAGCACCGAGGAGATCGGGCAGGTGGCACATGCCGTCGACGAGCTGCACGAACAGGCCGTGCTGCTGGCCGGCGAGCAGGCCCGGCTGCAGCTCCAGGTCAGCGACATGTTCGAGACGCTGTCGCGGCGCAGCCGGTCGTTGATCGACCAGCAGCTGACCGTCATCGACCAGCTGGAGCGTGACGAACAGGACCCGCAGCGCCTGTCCAAACTCTTCCGCCTGGACCACTTGGCCGCGCGGATGCGGCGCAACGGCGCCAACCTGCTGGTGCTGGCCGGCACCAACGTGCCGCACGAACAGGGCGAGCCAGTGCCCGTGACCGCGGTGATCAACGCCGCGGCGTCCGAGGTCGAGGACTACACCCGGGTGGCCATCGTGGCCGCGCCCGACACCGAGATCCACGGTTCGGTCGCCGGCGACCTGGTGCACATGATGGCCGAGTTGCTGGACAACGCGTTGCGGTACTCGCCGCCGAGTTCGGAGGTACAGGTCTCCGCGGTGCACGCGCCCAACGGTGCACTGGTGATCGAGGTCAGCGACAGCGGTCTCGGCATGACCGAAGCCGATCTCCGCATGGCCAACAGCCGTCTGCGCTCCGGCGGCGAGGTCAACACGTACACCGCGCGGCACATGGGCCTGTTCGTCGTCGGCCGGCTGGCCACCCAGCACGGCCTGGTCGTCCGGCTGCGCGACACCGTCGAAGGCGATCCCGAATCGGGCACCACCGCCGGCATCTATGTCCCGGTCGAGTTGCAGGCCGGGCTGCCCGCGATCCCTGACTTCGGCACCTACTGGGACGGTTCGTCGACCGCGGAGACCGGCGTGACGGACCTACCGGGCCTCGGCCCCGACACCGGCGGATTCGCGACGTTCGGCGCCGTGGCCCAGCCCCCGGCGCCGCCCGCGCCATCGGTGGAGCCGGCGTTCGTGGAGGCCGAGGCGCGCAACGGCTTCGGTGCCGGCCCCGTTGACGCGGGTGACCTCAGCGGCCTCAACCTGCCGCAGCGCAATCCGGGCGCCAGCGGCATCGCCGGCCGCGCCGAGTCACCCGTCGAGCGACCCGCCCAGGCGCCGACCGACACGTCATCGTTCTTCGCGGCCCGGGCCCAGACGCCGTCCGCGGTACCCGAGCCGGTGCGTCCGGCGCCCGAGCCGGTCCGTCCACCAGCCCCACCAGCGCCGCCCGTCCGCCCCGCCCCGACACCGCAGCCGAGCGCCACCGCCGGAAGTGAGGACGCCATCTACCAGAAGATGCTCTCGGAATGGCTGATCGACGATCCCACGCAGTTGGCGAACAGCTCCGACCTCGACTGGCAGACCGTGTGGGACCAGGGGTGGTCGGCGGCGGCCGCCGCGCAGGACGCGCCGGTCGTCGAACACACCGAGGCGGGCCTGCCCGTCCGGCAGCCCGGTGCCCGGCTGGTACCCGGCGCGCCTGACGAGGGCGCCCAGCCCGAAGCCTCCGGCGAGGGCGCACCACGGCGCGATCCCGCGGCGGTGCGGGCCAGCATCAGCGGCCACTTCGGTGGTGTGCATGCCGGTCGGTCGCAGTCCCCGGACGCGGGGGAGCGGCGATGA
- a CDS encoding TetR/AcrR family transcriptional regulator — protein MARSRLTPDQRRDQILDLGMAAFSVLPFEQVAMEDIAAQAGISRALIYHYFPSKKELFAALWARAHEKLAHDSHFTAVDTVRAQIRAALVAHFTFYEQNLTLMMIANRSAIAADPAVRSPITFELTRLRDHALDALDLAGSGRDLVSVALSGWLALVREVALEWLELQSFSRDAAVDLCMTALDALVSPHADLNQLPHGAGNSAAAQ, from the coding sequence ATGGCACGGAGCCGGCTGACCCCCGACCAACGTCGGGACCAGATCCTCGATCTCGGGATGGCGGCATTCTCTGTCCTGCCGTTCGAGCAGGTGGCGATGGAAGACATCGCGGCGCAGGCCGGAATCTCGCGGGCTTTGATCTACCACTACTTCCCCAGCAAGAAGGAACTGTTCGCGGCGCTCTGGGCGCGGGCCCACGAGAAACTGGCGCACGACTCGCACTTCACGGCCGTCGACACCGTGCGCGCCCAGATCCGTGCTGCGCTCGTCGCGCACTTCACGTTCTACGAGCAGAACCTGACGCTGATGATGATCGCCAATCGCAGCGCCATCGCCGCCGATCCCGCAGTGCGCAGCCCGATCACCTTCGAACTCACCCGGTTGCGTGACCACGCGCTGGATGCCCTGGACCTCGCAGGGTCCGGTCGTGATCTGGTGTCGGTCGCGTTGTCGGGGTGGCTGGCGCTGGTTCGCGAAGTGGCGTTGGAATGGCTTGAGTTGCAAAGCTTTTCTCGTGACGCCGCCGTCGACCTGTGCATGACCGCGCTCGACGCACTGGTGTCACCGCACGCCGACCTGAACCAGCTGCCCCATGGCGCCGGCAATTCCGCCGCAGCACAGTAA